One window of the Vanessa atalanta chromosome 22, ilVanAtal1.2, whole genome shotgun sequence genome contains the following:
- the LOC125072742 gene encoding uncharacterized protein LOC125072742 — protein MLCRVLTFCVLVTIVLFVVLSCLYRRPVYHLFFHRCCGEDIENDQVIFENFGNNFLRERLIGAEIVEVDNSTLYGPDDDFADIEDVKLITNVHDPESRDIAMGKKFKISDKEIMVIQDTAYRDVEVLITTEDTVI, from the coding sequence atgttgtgccGTGTCTTGACTTTTTGCGTGCTTGTAACCATTGTGCTGTTCGTCGTCCTGAGCTGTTTGTATCGTCGACCGGTCTACCATCTATTCTTCCATAGGTGCTGCGGCGAGGACATTGAAAACGATCAAGTAATTTTCGAGAACTTCGGTAACAATTTTCTTAGAGAACGATTGATCGGAGCTGAAATCGTTGAAGTGGATAATTCGACGCTGTATGGTCCTGATGACGATTTCGCTGATATCGAAGATGTGAAGCTGATTACAAATGTACATGATCCAGAATCAAGAGATATAGCTATGGGAAAGAAATTTAAGATCAGTGATAAGGAAATTATGGTCATACAAGATACAGCATATCGAGATGTAGAAGTTCTAATAACAACAGAAGATACTGTTATTTAG